DNA sequence from the Novosphingobium sp. KACC 22771 genome:
GCCGCCGCCAGCACGGCGCGGATTTCGACCGGATGGTGGCCATAGTCGTCGATGATGGTCACGCCATCCACTTCACCCACCTTGGTAAAGCGCCGCTTGACCCCGCCGAATTTGGCGAAACCGGTGCGGATGATCTCCTCCGACACGCCCATTTCCACCGCCACCGCCACAGCGGCCAGCGCGTTCTGGACATTGTGGCGCCCCGGCATCGGCAATTCGATGCCCTCGATCCGGCGGAAGCTGCCGTCGCGCTGGCGCAGCACGGCGGTAAAGCGATTGCCGCCCGGATAGGGGGTCACGCTCTCGCCGCGCACATCGGCCTGGGCGGAAAAGCCATAGGTGATGACCCGGCGGTCGCGCACCTTGGGGATAATCGCCTGCACCACCGGATGGTCGATGCACAGCACCGCCGCGCCATAAAAAGGCACGTTTTCAATAAACTCGACAAAGCTCGACTTCACCCGGTCAAACGAACCGTAATGGTCGAGATGCTCCGGGTCGATGTTGGTGACGACCGCAATCGTGCCGTCCAGCCGCAGGAACGAACCGTCGCTCTCGTCAGCCTCCACCACCATCCAGTCGCTCGCGCCCAGACGCGCATTCGAACCATAGGAATTGATGATCCCGCCGTTGATGACCGTGGGGTCCACCCCGCCCGCATCGAGCAGCGCCGCCACCATCGAGGTGGTCGTCGTCTTGCCATGCGTGCCCGCAATCGCCACGGTGCTTTTCAAGCGCATCAGTTCGGCCAGCATTTCCGCGCGGCGCACCACCGGAATGCGCGCCTCAAGCGCGGCCACCACTTCGGGGTTTTCGCGCTTGACCGCCGTGGAGGTGACGACCACCGCCGCATCGCCGACGTTTTCCGCCGCGTGGCCGATCATCACCTTGATCCCGCGCCGCCGAAGCCCTTCGACCACATAGCTTTCGGCAATGTCCGAGCCTTGCACACTATAGCCCAGATTGGCCATCACCTCGGCAATGCCCGACATGCCGATGCCGCCGATGCCGACAAAGTGAATCGTACCAATATCTGTCGCGACGCCCTTCATTGCGACAGGCCCTTCCAACGCATGTTCAAAACCGACCGGTTCATTGTATTCGCCATTCCTGCGCCAACCCAAATGACGCGTGACAGGGCCTGCCGACAGGGACCCTTCACGCAATCTGCTCCTTGAAACCCGTTTCGGCCGCGTGCCCCACGCGGATCACATCCATCAAGGGGGCCTGCCCAAATCCTTCGACCAGATCGGCCAGATCGGTCGCGGCATGCGGCCGCCCGCAATTCCACGCCGCATGAGCGGCATTGGCCAGCGCCTCGGGGCTCTTGGCAATCGCCTGAATCTGCTTGGCCAATTCGACGGCGGTGAACTTGTCCTGCCGGATCGAACGCGCCCCGCCAGCGGCCACCATCTCGCGCGTGTTGGCGGCCTGATGGTCATCGGTGGCAATGGGCAGCGGGATGAGGATCGCCGGGCGCCCCACCGCCGTCAGCTCGGCAATCGTGCTGGCCCCGGCGCGCCCGATAAACAGATGCGCATCGGCCAGACGTTCGGCCATATTCTCGAAATAGGTGGCAAGGTCGGCGGGAATGTCATGGCCGCGATAGCGTTCGCGCACCGCGTCAATATCCTCCGGGCGGCATTGCTGGATCACCTGAAGCCGCGTACGCAGCGCCGTCGGCAGCATCGCCAAACCGTCAGGCACCACCTCGGAGAGCACCCGCGCCCCTTGCGACCCGCCCGTCACCAGCACGCGCAGCAAGCCGTCCTCGCCAAAGGCCGGGAAGGGTTGATCGCGCAGCTCCAGCACTTCCTCGCGCACCGGATTGCCCACCAGCGCCACCTTGTCGGCATATCTGGCGTCCAGCCGGTCCACTTCGGGGCAAGCCGTGGCAATCGCCTGAACCCGGCCCGCAAGGAAGCGGTTGACCCGCCCCAGCACCGCATTCTGTTCATGGATCACCGCCGGAATGCCCGCCGATGTGGCCGCCAGCAGCGCGGGCAGCGCCGGATAGCCGCCAAAGCCGATCACGCAGGCAGGCGCAAAGCTGTCGAACAGACGCAGCGCCATCGCTCGCCCGGCCCAGATCGCACGCAGGCCCCTGATCCATTGCAGCGGGTTCTTGCCCTGCAGCCGCCCGGCGGGCAGCACATGGGCGGTCAGATAATCGGGCTTGCCCGGAATGGCCGCCCCGCGCTCATCCGTAATCAGCGCCACATGATGGCCGCGCGCGTGCAATTCCGCCGCCAGCGCAAAGGCCGGGATCAGATGCCCCCCGGTCCCCCCGGCGGCCAGCACATAGTGACGCGAAACTCTCGGTTCGTTCTGATGGGTCATTTAAACAGGCTCAGGATCGCAGGATGCCCTTTAGGAGCAAAGGGATCGCGTTTCAGATAGGGGTTGCGCCGCGTGATGGCCAGCAGGAACCCGACATTGAGGCACAGCGCCAGCGTCGAGGAGCCGCCATAGGAGATCAGCGGCAGCGTCATCCCCTTGGACGGGAAAAGTTGCAGATTGACGAGGATGTTGATGAAAGCCTGCCCGCCCAATTGCGCGACCAGCCCGCTGGCCGCCAGCACGGTGAACAGGTCGTCTTCATCCCACAGCCGCAGCAAGACCCGCGCAACCACCGCGAAATAGAGCACCACCACCAAGGCGCACATCAGCAGGCCGAATTCCTCGCCGATCACCGAGAAAATATAGTCGGTGTGCGCCTCGGGCAGGCCCAGCTTCTTGGTGCCCAGCCACAGACCACTGCCCGTCCATCCGCCCGCGACCAGCGTGTGGCGCGCCAGATCCACCTGGTCAAAGGCCGTGCCGCCGCCAAGGAACGCGTCGATGCGGTGACGCCCGTTTTCATAAAAGGCATAGGTCGCGCCCATCAGCGCCACGCCCCCGCCAATGACGCCGATCACCCAGCGCACCGGCAGGCCCGCGATCAGCATCATCACAAACCACACCGCCGCAAACAGCACCGCCGAACCAAAGTCAGGCTGGAGCATCAACAGCGCGCCCACCAGACCCATGATCCCGGTGCAGATCAGCATCACCGGCATGCGCGGATCGCGCAGCCGCCACGAGATGACCCAGGCCAGCGTAATGGCAAAGGCGGGCTTC
Encoded proteins:
- the murG gene encoding undecaprenyldiphospho-muramoylpentapeptide beta-N-acetylglucosaminyltransferase; the protein is MTHQNEPRVSRHYVLAAGGTGGHLIPAFALAAELHARGHHVALITDERGAAIPGKPDYLTAHVLPAGRLQGKNPLQWIRGLRAIWAGRAMALRLFDSFAPACVIGFGGYPALPALLAATSAGIPAVIHEQNAVLGRVNRFLAGRVQAIATACPEVDRLDARYADKVALVGNPVREEVLELRDQPFPAFGEDGLLRVLVTGGSQGARVLSEVVPDGLAMLPTALRTRLQVIQQCRPEDIDAVRERYRGHDIPADLATYFENMAERLADAHLFIGRAGASTIAELTAVGRPAILIPLPIATDDHQAANTREMVAAGGARSIRQDKFTAVELAKQIQAIAKSPEALANAAHAAWNCGRPHAATDLADLVEGFGQAPLMDVIRVGHAAETGFKEQIA
- a CDS encoding FtsW/RodA/SpoVE family cell cycle protein; the encoded protein is MATLPHEDPARYVPGARGGAKQRKTRRTDWIVWWREIDRVLLVLVLALMALGTLAVAAASPASARRLSTAKVKLDDLHFFVQHIRWQLLGLVAMLAASRMNREMARRCGIVLGVAMMVGLMLVPIVGTTVNGAKRWLNLGISLQPSEFLKPAFAITLAWVISWRLRDPRMPVMLICTGIMGLVGALLMLQPDFGSAVLFAAVWFVMMLIAGLPVRWVIGVIGGGVALMGATYAFYENGRHRIDAFLGGGTAFDQVDLARHTLVAGGWTGSGLWLGTKKLGLPEAHTDYIFSVIGEEFGLLMCALVVVLYFAVVARVLLRLWDEDDLFTVLAASGLVAQLGGQAFINILVNLQLFPSKGMTLPLISYGGSSTLALCLNVGFLLAITRRNPYLKRDPFAPKGHPAILSLFK
- the murC gene encoding UDP-N-acetylmuramate--L-alanine ligase; translated protein: MKGVATDIGTIHFVGIGGIGMSGIAEVMANLGYSVQGSDIAESYVVEGLRRRGIKVMIGHAAENVGDAAVVVTSTAVKRENPEVVAALEARIPVVRRAEMLAELMRLKSTVAIAGTHGKTTTTSMVAALLDAGGVDPTVINGGIINSYGSNARLGASDWMVVEADESDGSFLRLDGTIAVVTNIDPEHLDHYGSFDRVKSSFVEFIENVPFYGAAVLCIDHPVVQAIIPKVRDRRVITYGFSAQADVRGESVTPYPGGNRFTAVLRQRDGSFRRIEGIELPMPGRHNVQNALAAVAVAVEMGVSEEIIRTGFAKFGGVKRRFTKVGEVDGVTIIDDYGHHPVEIRAVLAAAREGVQNRVIAVVQPHRFTRLRDHMDDFAAAFNDADIVYAAPVYPAGEAPIEGVDSAALVAGIKDRGHRSAHLIAGAEPLALALAAQVQPGDMVVCLGAGDITKWAAGLADAIAKVKAL